In the genome of Cynocephalus volans isolate mCynVol1 chromosome 10, mCynVol1.pri, whole genome shotgun sequence, the window TTGGGGCTGGCTCTGAGCTCCCGTAAGAATCTGTGTATTCATCCCGAGGTGAGTACCCATTCTTCCCCTTGGCCTAAGCCCCGGGGCTGAGGAAGCTCTTCCATCCAACCACAAGTCCTAAATCCTCAGACCAGACCTCTTGGGGAGGCATGGGAGGCCATGCACAGAATCTCCTCACTTGTCAAATTCTGACTTATCCTTCATGGCCCAGGCAAGCACCCCTCCTTCAGGGAAACTTCCTACCctcccagcctgggagaggttaAAAAGGCAGCTCCTGGAGTCTGGCAGGCCTGGTTTCCTGACTATGAAACTTGTTAGCCATGTACATTTGGACAGGTGGTTTCTACCATTTAGGCCTCAGTCTTttgttctgtaaaatggggataacaggtAACTGTCTCATAGGTTGTTGATGATAGGATTGGCTGTGATGATGCAGTTGAAGCCCTTAGCATGTGCAGAGCTAAAGGAATATTAGAAATTATGTTTATAGGTcagttagtttagttggttagagcacagacttataacaccaaagtcacaggtttgaatccctgtactggccagccaccaaaataaaaaaaagaaattatgtttatatacataaGAATATAGGACACATAGaatattagtttttattattaaattatgttaCAAAATCATTGCAGtcatcatgtgccaggcactgttctgagtgttTTATGTGTGCTAACTCATGGAAAACATATTATACAATCTTATTTGTaagaatatatgagaaagaataTACGTAATGGGTGACAAAGAGAAGTAGCACTAGCCTGGGTGACTAATGAaatagaaagggagagagaagcgTCGGCAGCCTTGTTACCTTCCCTTTGGTAAAGGAAAAGTCTTTGTTTTTGGGAAAGGCAGCCCTGGACTATGATGGTACCAACCACAGAGCCTTGGAGGGTACAGAGCAGGTCAAGGGATGTTGGTTCTCAGACTGTGTGATTGGAACCTCTTCTGATTCTTAGATTTTGCCAAGGTTCCATGCCCTGTATTAAGTTCCCAGGTGTCTTAACTAATAATGAAACAGGTTGAGGTCCAAGTTGTCCCAATCCTAGCCAGCCTCCTATCCCAGCCAGCTGTGAGGTGCGGAGGCCCAGGATTGAGGAGTGGTTGGACTTCCAGCCTGTCTTGTTGCTAAGATGCTCCGTGTCCCCAGGTGACACCCCTGCGCTTTGGGAAGGACGTCGACGGGAAATGCCACAGCCTCACGGCCTCCTATGTGCGGGCACAATACCAGCAGGACATCAGCCTGCCTCACTGCCGCTTCTATGAGGTGCCTGGGGGACAGGGCTGAGGGAAAGGAACTGAGACAGTTGGAGCGGCCAACCTCCCTGACCTCCTGGTACTTCCTGTCCTGCCCCAGGAATTTGATGCTCATGGGCGCCAAGTGCCCCTCACTGCTGGCATCTACAACCTGGACGATTTGAAGGCCCTGGGGAAACGCCAGGGCTGGTGTCCATACTTCCTTGCCCGGTATTCGGTGAGGAAGCTGGTAGTGGGTGGACAGAGGGGTGTGTGTGAGAGGTACAGGCTGCCTGTCTGTGTCCGTCTGTCTGattgtgtgtctctctgtctacTTCTGTCTCTCTGTTGGTCAGTGCCTGTATCTGTCAGTCTATTTCTATCCATTTGCCTGTATGTGTGCCTTGCTTATGTCCATCTTTCCTTGCTTTACCACTGTAGGCCTGTGTGTGAGTAATGTGGCAGTGTGGTGCAGATGGGATTGGCAGAGCCCAGGGGTGGGTGCTGGCAGGCTGGCTGGGGTAACCCTGCTTTCATTGCCCCCCAGATCCTGCATGCCAATGTGGTGGTTTACAGCTACCACTACCTCCTGGACCCCAAGATTGCAGACCTGGTGTCCAAGGAGCTGGCCCGTAAGGCTGTTGTGGTTTTTGATGAGGCCCACAACATTGGTGAggagggacccagggcatgaaaGTGATACCAGTCCCTCAGAGTACCACCCACACCAGCCTGACTGAGCCCAGCCCTCTCCTTCTCCAGACAATGTCTGCATCGATTCCATGAGTGTCAATCTCACCCGCCGAACCCTGGACCGATGCCAGAGCAATCTAGAGACCCTGCAGAAGACAGTGCTCAGGTGGGGGCCAGGGACAGCTGGTAGACCCTGGTGCCCACCCTGCTCCCTGCCACCTAGCCTCGAGCCTCTCCTGGGCCCCTGGATTCTGCCTGACTTGCCCCCAGGGATGCCAGCCCTGTCCAGTCCCCGCCATACCATGTCCCCACAGGATCAAGGAGACGGATGAACAGCGTCTGCGGGATGAGTACCGGCGCCTGGTGGAGGGTCTACGAGAGGCCAGTGCCGCCCGGGAGACCGATGCCCACCTGGCCAACCCCGTGCTGCCGGATGAGGTGCTGCAGGGTGAGTCGCTGCCCCGGCCACCCACCTactccctgccccaccctcccTGCAGCAGCTGACCCCATCTCCCTGCAGAGGCAGTGCCGGGCTCCATCCGCACAGCTGAGCATTTCCTGGGCTTCCTGCGGCGGCTGCTGGAGTATGTCAAGTGGCGCCTGCGCGTGCAGCATATGGTGCAGGAGAGCCCTCCTGCCTTCCTGAGCGGCCTGGCCCAGCGTGTGTGCATCCAGCGCAAGCCCCTCAGGTGCAGCCCCAGacagctggggggggggggcagatcTCTGCAGGGGACTCTAGGCAGGTTCTGGGCACCCACCAAGCCTTGTCCTCCACATCTGTAGCCTGATGTCACTGTGTTGCCAGTGTCAGGAGTAAGTGAGTTGGGGAGGAGCATGTGGGACATAGGCTGGTCCAACCGGTCCCGTGGCAGGCAACACACAGCTGGATTGGAGAATTTACCCAAAGAGAATGTAATGGAGGAACCATTACAGAGGGGGCACACTGGGCAGAGGAGCCAACAGGGTCTGGGAGGCCCCTAGGGACTTGTAAGAGCTTGGAATTATTTCTACCCCAGGTCACAGGGGAAGGGGAGTGAGCAGTGTTGAGAATCAGCTGACAGGGCCTGGAGAGAGGCTCTTGACAGGCACTGAGACCAGAAGCCCAAGGCCCAGCAGGATGGGGGAAGATGCCCCAGACTCATGGAGATGCCTCCACCAGTGCCTCTCAATGCCCAACACCGCACCCATCCCTGAGCCTGAGGGCAGGGGTGTCCCCATGGTGCAGTCTGGGTGCATTTGTGGCAGGGTGCAGTCAGTCTGCTGGGGCACAGAGTAGGCAGAGAATGGACCCAGGGGCAGGAGGGGGGCTTCCTGTACTTTTCCTTTGCTATTTTGGATAAGTCATTGGtcttttctgaacctcagtttcctcctttgtaaaatgggtaGGGAGTCATCGTCTTTATTTCACAGGTTTCTGTGGTGGTTAAATGAGAAAGCAGTAAAACAAATAACTTACCCCATCCTGAGCACTAATGATGAGCTAAGCCCTTTACATTCTGTATCTCAATTGCATCCCCAGTACAGTGTCCCCATGCTGTACTGtgcagatgaggacactgggGCTCTGAGAGGCAAAGCCATCACTCAGAGTCACACAGCAGTTCATGGGCTGGTTATGACGTGAAGCCAGGCCTGCAGGGCTTCAAAGCCTCTGGCCTCTCTGCCTGGATTCGGGGGAGGTAGCTTTTGATATGGCTTTGGACTGGAAACGTGTCGGAACAAAGAGAAATCTCAGTCACTCAGTACGTTTCCCAAGTGCCTGCTCTGTGCTAGAGACACAGCAGTGACCAACACAGCTCAAGGCTGCCCTCTTGGGACCCAAGGCCCAGTGGAAGAGACAGACTTCCTCAGATAGTGACAACTCAGAGTAGGCAGGGCTGGAATGGGGGAACTCAAGGGCCTGAGGGTTATCGAAGACAGCCTCAAACAAatggatccccgtaccggccaggtgccaaaaaaaattatatacatgtgagtgagtgagtgagtgagtgagtgtgtgtgtgtgtgtgtgtgtgtatacatatacatatatatacatatgtatgtgccATCGTGCAGCAGTGGCTCTGTGTGACATGCAGCTGTACAATGTGGAGACAGAAGTTTCCAAAGCAGGCCcaatccctgccctcacagagtgCCCAGTTAGCTAGGGAGACAGACGTGTGACCATGTGCTCTGACTGCAGAGGAGGGGCTGCTAGTCCTGTTGCTGCTTTCCTCTACCCCCTGACTCTTTTTCGCCTCCCCGCCAGGTTCTGTGCTGAACGCCTACGCTCTCTCCTACACACCTTGGAGATCGCTGACCTTGCTGACTTCTCCCCACTCACCCTCCTTGCTAACTTTGCCACCCTCGTCAGCACCTATGCCAAGGGTAAGCTCACCTTTTCCTGGCTCTGCTGGGCCCCCAGGCATCTGGAATCAGGGTCCCAGAAGAGTCTAGAGTGTTGTCAGCAGGGACTTGGACACACGGGGCCTCTTAGGGCTGGGTTCGGGAGTTTGGGCTCTATGTCGAAGGCAGCGAGGAGCCACAAACAGTTGTTGAGTGAGTGAGCTTTGTGTTCAGGGTTGTATTTTCAAGGGCTCCCTCAGACTGCAGAGTGGAGAAAGATGAGGGTGGATGGTGGTATGAAATGTGGCTGGAGAAGTACTATGTGGTCAGCTCACACTACAGGGCGTGGTAAGGAGCTGGTCGTGCTCCTGAGGGCATGGGGAGCCATGGCAGGTTCTGAGCCAGGGAGGTGCTGGGTCAGATTTGTGCTTTGGAAAGATTCTTTTGGCAGGGATTAGAGACAGGAGACTGGGCGGGGGGGACAGGGACCTGAGCAGAAGAGGAAGAGCCTGGGCCAGGGCAGACAGAGAAAGGGATGCTTTGGAGAGAGATGTGGGAGGTAGAGGTGAGGATGTGGGAGGATGGGGCCTGGGTGTGAAGACCTTGGGAACAAGAGTTGCGGATGATGCTGAGATTTCCAGTTTGCAGGAGAGGGGAAAACATTCTAGAGGCTTTGTGGGTCAGtgttccctccccttcctcagcTTTAAGCTGACAAGGGCTCAGTCCAATCCCTGGGGATTACTACTCTATCCAGGAAACCAGGTCAGGCCTGATGTCCTGTGGCTGGGCCCGGCCTCAGCAGGACAGAGACTCGGTCACCCCCACCCTGTGGCAGATCAGCAGCAAGTTCTGCTGGAAGTTTCCACCCCATCTCTTCCCTTAGTCGTTCTCCTCCCCTCTGCATTTCCCCATCTACGAACACTGCGCATTCTCTTACCTGGAATGTCCTTCCCATCTGCCTCATACCCCAACTACCTCTCCGTCATCCTTTACTTCTCAGCTCAGTAGAAatgtctcctcctccaggaagccctccctgacccccaGGCCGGGTTAGGCCCCTTCCTTTGGGCTCCTTCATTCCAGCTCTCCCCACTGTGAATCATCACTATGTGGGGATGGGTCTGTCTCTCCCGCTGGACCGTGAGCCCATATGGGCAGGGCTTGGGCTGTCTTggtcactgctgtgtccccagcacaggGCTGGCACAGAGGACTTGATTTCTTTTACTAAGTGAAACTgaatatattaattcattcactcatttattcatttaacaaatgggCCACAGCTAGCCTTATGTACGCAGCAGGGACCAAAAAAACATCATTCCTAGTCTCCTAGAACTTATATTCTAGAGGGGAGCACTGGTAGCAAAGGTGCAAATAAACGAGATAATTCTAGAAAgttgtcataaaaaataaatatgttgctATGTTGGAACATGGCTGCAGTAGACAGGGTGGCCAAGGAAGGCTCTCTGAGGAGCTGACTTGAACAAAGTTCCAAGTGATCAAATGGAGCCACCTTGGGCAGCTTTCCAGCCAGTGGaaccagcaagtgcaaaggccctgggagAAGTGAGCCTGCTGGTTTTTGAAGGTTAGGCAGGAGGGGTGAGCAAGGAGGAACTGGGGTCAACACGGCTGGGTCCCACAGGGGATTCTGGACCCCAGGATGAGTGTGGGCCACGGGAGGCTTCTGAGCAAGGAGGATGTGACCCAACTTAGGATTCCACAGGTTCCCTCTCACTGGACCAGGATTGGCGGGGGGGGGAAGTGGTTGGATTTCAGATAGGTTTTGGAAGCAGAGCAGCCCAGCTTGCTGATGGCTGACATAGAAAGGTCACAGGAGGAGGCTCGAGGCTCTGACTCCTGGCTTTCGCTCAGATGCTGAGCAGACCCTTGTGCTGAGCGAGTGTGAGGAATGAAGGTTGGGGGCTCTCTGCTTGAGATCCTCCGTGAACATTTGCACAGATTTGGGCCTTATAGGGAAGCAGACATGTTGGGGTGTATTTTGGACTCAGATGCCTGGGTTTGGGGCTTGGGTGGCTGGTGTTTGGTTCCATTCACtcatgggggttggggggtggggattgGGTGAAGGGGAGGAGCGGTTGAGGGAATAGCCAAGTGGGCGTGGCTGTGGCTGAGTGAGGGAATCTCACCGGGCCTCGCCCGTCCCCTGTAGGCTTCACCATCATCATTGAACCCTTCGACGACAGGACCCCGACCATTGCCAACCCCATCCTGCACTTCAGGTGGGACCCTACCCTAGTGGGGGTATGAAAGCTCCATGGGTCTTGGGGCCCAGTCTGCCTTGCCCTCACTGCCCTCATCTGCTCTCCACAGTTGCATGGATGCCTCACTGGCCATCAAACCAGTGTTTGAGCGCTTCCAGTCTGTCATCATCACATCTGGGGTGAGGACCCTTCCCCTGGCCCTCCCAGTCCCTAGCTCTCCACTGTGGGGCTCCTGGTCCCTGCCTAGTCCTGCTGAGATCCTTTCCACTGTTTCTGCTACAGACACTGTCCCCACTGGACATCTACCCCAAGATCCTGGACTTCCACCCCGTCACCATGGCAACCTTCACCATGACGCTGGCTCGGGTCTGCCTCTGCCCCATGGTGAGTTCTTTCCTCCCTTGGTTTCCTCCACTGCTCAGGCAGGAGAGCTTTACAGCTAAAAGCATGGGTTCTGTAATCAAACAGACCTGAGCTTGATTCCACTGCTTCTGCCTGTGGGCACAACTCCCCAAGCCTCAGCTTTCtcgtttgtaaaatgggaatccaTCCTCTTTGATCTCCCAGGGTCGTTGAGGGGATTTAGAGAGATAATGCGTGTAAAACACTTATGTAGCTGAGggtctggcacaaagtaggtgcttAGTCAACATCTTGGTTAATGTGGCTTTGCCCAGTTCATCATCTGACTATGATCTTGGGTAAATGAGCCTTCCTCTCTGTCTCAGTGCCTCAgtctcttcctctgtaaaatgggcttaaGTGGCCAGCAGCTATCTTTCCCACTGTGTGGAAAGAGATCATCTGAGGATAGGCCCATGTCTTGGCTAAAGTGTTAGCTGCTGGTCAGGATTATGGACAGACTTGGGTTCAATTTTGTCTCTGCCGTttatttgctgtgtgatcttggcagATGACTCACATTCTGAGCCCAGGTCATTTGCACAATGCAGATAACAGGGTAGCTGAGGTTCATATAATGATATGTGTATAAAAAGCTTAGAACAGCACTAGCAGATGATCGGCACTCAGCTTGGGACAGTTGCTGCTACTTTGCTTATTATGACTTCTCTTGCTTGCTCCAGATCATTGGCCGTGGCAATGACCAGGTGGCCATCAGCTCCAAATTTGAGACCCGGGAAGATATTGGTATGCTCTTGTGCGGGTGGTTTCTATGGGTTCCAAGAGGCAAGGTGTATCAGTCAGATGGGCTGAGTCATGCTACCAAACAAATATcctcaaatctcagtggcttaacacacaGAGGTTACTTCTTGCCCATGGTCCATGTCCATCATGGGTTGGTAAGGGACTGTCTCCTCACTCTGGGAACCACTACCACTGGGAACATCACTGAGGTAGCGTGATGTGACAGGAGGGATCATGGTGATAGTGGCCATTTCTGCACTCACTGGCCACTGCAAGTCATGCCTAACTTTAAGGGGTGGAGGGACCATCCTCCTATGGGCCTGAGAGGAGAAGTGGGATACTGTGAACAGCCCTGCATACAGCCTCAGTGAGGTTTCTGGGAACCCCAAGTTCTAGACTGAGGAAGACTGGGGAGGAGAACTCAAGCCAAGAGAGAGTTCAACCTCTGACCCCTCCTAGCGGTGATCCGGAACTATGGAAACCTCCTGCTGGAGATGTCTGCTGTGGTTCCTGATGGCATTGTGGCCTTCTTCACCAGCTACCAGTACATGGAGAGCACCGTGGCCTCCTGGTATGAGCAGGTACACCCAGACACCCAGCCACCCACTCCCCATAAAGACCCCTGCTCCTCAGCTCTTGGCACTGTTCCTGTGTCAGTTTCATTCCTCTTGTGTTTTCCATGGTGACATGTATCATACATGACAGAACAGTGTATATAACACATATGAACAGCGTATAGAATAAATATTGTGCACCTCTGTGCCCTGTCCCCTGACTACATCAGGCAGGATATGAGTGGGAGGGGGGATCACTCTGTACTCTCTGCCTCTGAATGCAGTGTGGCCCAGCTCTCAGGGGTCAGTTAAAGCAAGCACTTTGTCAGGGTGAGACGAGTGAACTTGGCTAAACCAAGCATCAGGGgatggtggggtggggcagggaactTCATCCCTCAAAGCCAAGACGTGGGCCTATCCTCAGATGATCTCTTTCCACACAGTGGGAAAGGTGGCCGCTGGCCACTTGAGCCCCACATCCTAGTGccttttgtgtcctatttaagaaaCTTTTCCTACCCAAGTTCATGAAATAGTCTCCTGTGTTTCTTTCCAGAAGCTTTGTGGTTTTAGCTTTCACATGTGTGAGGTGCCTCAAACTCATCTTTgagtatggtgtgaggtaggggtcatggttcacttttttccccccatttggACATCCACTTgctccagtaccatttattgaaaagagcTCTCCCCATTGAATTGCACAGGTGACTTTGTGGGGGAGCATGTGTTCCTGGACCCTCCATTCTGTCccactggtctgtgtgtctgtccttcCATCAGTATCACACTGTCTCTATTACAGTGTCACATGTAAATCTCAGGGCAGCCTCTGATTGGCTCTTCCTGGCTTACAGTCACCCCCTCTACCAGTTGCTGGTGGGGGATGGAGTGTCCTAATTGGCCACCTTGGGCCACATGCCTGTCCTATTTGTCCAGCAGTGATTGGTTCCCCACCTGGGTCACAAAAGTTTCCCAAAAGAAGTGAGGGTGGACAGTTCCACCACCGCCCCCCCAGGTCTCATTTGGACAAGCTGGGGCCCAGAGAGATAAATGGTCTCTCACACAGGAGTCCATGGCAGAGTTGGCTTTAACCAGGATGGCCCTGTCCTGAATCCACCTTCTGTCAACCCCAACCCTGACCTCCCTGGTGTCCTTGCCTAGGGCATTCTCGAAAACATCCAGAGGAACAAACTGCTCTTCATCGAGACTCAAGATGGGGCTGAGACCAGTGTTGCCCTGGAGAAGTACCAGGAGGTGGGTATTGTGGGGAATGCTGAGAGACCAGTGTGGAGAGGGACTGAGGATGCAGCTCTGTGGAGCGACACTGCTTACATCTTagcctcccctccccaggcctgTGAGAATGGCCGGGGGGCCATCCTGCTCTCGGTGGCTCGGGGCAAAGTGTCCGAGGGAATCGACTTTGGTAAGTGGACCAGGCTCTCCTCTCCCCAAGCACCTGCATGGAACTCTGTGGAATGCCTGTCCATCGTGCCATGTCTACCCCCTCAGGACTGCTCCTCGAAAGCCTGGGCACACAGAGGGGTCCTCCCCTCCCTCCGTCTCTGGGGACTTGGCAAGGTCCTTGGAGcacaccccctccccactcaGCACCACCTCCTGGGGCACATGAGGCCGTCCCTCTCCAGCTGACCACACTTGGAAGCCCTCTCActcccctcctctgccctgcAGTGCACCACTTTGGGCGGGCTGTCATCATGTTTGGCGTCCCCTacgtctacacccagagccgcATTCTCAAGGTGAGCAGCGCCTGGGGTCATGGGGAGTCCTAGAAACAGACTGTGAGGTTAGGGTGTTAGGGCCTCTCTCGGGCCCTCAGCTTGGGACTTGGTGGTTTGTGGAAGGGACTGGGACAGCGCGGGGGCAGGCATTCAGAAAGGGATGGCTCCCTCATTTCCCTTGTCCTCATCCCCTTCATCCTCATCTCCTTGTCCTCCTCATCGGCAGGCACGGCTAGAATACCTGCGGGACCAGTTCCAGATCCGCGAGAATGACTTTCTCACCTTCGATGCCATGCGCCATGCAGCCCAGTGCGTGGGTCGGGCCATCAGAGGCAAGACGGACTACGGCCTCATGATCTTTGCCGACAAGGTGCGAGTCCAGGGGGCTCACTgtgctccccaccccagcctctgggaacCAGGATGTTGCCCCATTCTTTTTCCAGATGGGAGGGTCACAGGGGTGGAGGGTGGCCTAGGCTCCTTCAGACCAGTATCCTGGTACCGTTTCTTTCCCACCCTCCTGCTCAAAGCGATTTGCCCGAGCAGACAAGCGGGGGAAGCTGCCTCGCTGGATCCAAGAGCACCTCACAGACGCCAACCTCAACCTGACTGTTGACGAGGGGGTCCAGGTCGCCAAGTACTTCCTGAGGCAGATGGCACAGCCTTTCCACCGGGTGAGCCCTGCACTtgcttccttctcccctcccaggctgagctcctcctccaggaaggtcccttgtatttttcttctgctcCCCAACCCCAGCCTGACATCCTGCCCTCCTACCCTTGACAAAGAGAGATTTATCGTGCgcccatgtgccaggctctgggaaCTGAGGGGAGAATCAAGGGCCACAGATGCCAGCATGTGGCTACAGTAGACCCATAGGTGCttggggagcacagaggaggcaGGGTGATAATCTAAGGTGAGAAGGCTCCAGACATTCTCCAGAAGGGGCTTGTGCTGGCCTCAGGACAGCTGATCCTTCTGTAGCTTGGACACAACTCTCCGGCTGCCgactttctccctctcctcctcctttggACCTGTCTTCTGTTTACAGGGACAGCACACTCCTGTCCCATAGGGTTCCTGTCTCTACTGGCCCTGGAGTCTTGACCCCATGTCCCCGTCAGGGGCACTGGGGGAAGTATAGCAGCTGTTTCCATCCCCAACCACTGTCTGACACCTCCCTTTTTCTCTGTCCCCTCCAGGAGGATCAGCTGGGCCTGTCTCTGCTCAGCCTCGAGCAGCTGGAATCAGAGGAGATGCTGTGGAGGATAGAGCAGATTGCTCAACAGCTGTGAGCATAGGGCGAGGGCAGGGCCATAAAAGGTGTTCTGGTGACTCCTGAGTCTTGCCTGGCCCTGGCTCCCAGTGGCTCAGAGGGTGCCTCAGGGTAGGAGCTTGTAGGTCCCTGCAGGAAACCTCAGGTGGACATTCCTCATTGCCAAGTCTACAGCCTTTAATCgcaggagagggtggcaggaAGCCCAACCCACTGGGTATCCCCTCAGAGGTGGGAGAGTCAAGGAGATGCCCCCCACACTCCTCCCGAGAAGCTGTAGCCAGTGTGGTCCAGTTGGCTTTAGTGGGGGCTCAGGTCCTGGGTGCTGGCGCTGAGGGTCCGAGGGGCCTCACTCAGGTGCTGGTTCGGGAACTGGAAATGGGCACAGAGAATGGTTGGGAGGGGTGAGGGGCAGGCACAGCCCTGCTCCAGTTGCCACTGTGGCCATCCCCCCGGCCCCACGTAATCCCTTTTGTCTCCGTGTCCACCCCCCCACCTCCATGTCCAGCCTCGCAGCCAACTTGTCCACCCCCCTGCCTCTACCCCAAGGAAAACCCATCCATTCTCCTATCCTGGAGTCGATTCTAATACCGACCTACCACTTCCTGGCTCCAATGCCAGCCTGACTACCCCCCACCTTCCCTTATCTCAGGGCCCCCACTCCATCCTTGACCCCCTCAACCTGAGTTCCAATAGCCCTCGGGCCATCCATGTTCAATATGTTGAGTGACACGGCTCTCTTCATCCTGCaaaggaggggacagggaggaaaCGAATCTGGCTCCCAGTCTGGGGAAGACCTCTCCAGCACTGGGTTTGATCTGTGTGTGTCACAGAGGAGATGGGAGCCACGGAAGGTTCATGAGCTGGAGGCGGGGGGGGGTGGTATGCTGCAGATTCTGCCGATGTCAGGGCTCTTTGCTGACCTGATCCAGCACTCACCCGGCTGTCCCCGCCACCGCCTCGCCTCGGAGACGGGAGACCAGTTTCTCACTTCCTCGCCGGATAGACTCGCGGAGCTTGGAGAATGAGCTGCTCCGACGAAGGGCCTGGGGAGGGTGCCAGAGACACTGGTCAGTTGCCCCTCGCTCATGCAGTCCCCATTCCCACCCCAGGAGCAGAAGCAGAGCTCATCCTTACCTGTTGTTCTGCGTCACCAGCTGTGCCTGTCTTGGGGGCTCCTGAGGGAAGACATGAGGGCCACTGAGGTGGGAACATTGAAAAGCCACC includes:
- the ERCC2 gene encoding general transcription and DNA repair factor IIH helicase subunit XPD, which codes for MKLNVDGLLVYFPYDYIYPEQFSYMRELKRTLDAKGHGVLEMPSGTGKTVSLLALIMAYQRAYPLEVTKLIYCSRTVPEIEKVIEELRKLFNFYEKQEGEKLPFLGLALSSRKNLCIHPEVTPLRFGKDVDGKCHSLTASYVRAQYQQDISLPHCRFYEEFDAHGRQVPLTAGIYNLDDLKALGKRQGWCPYFLARYSILHANVVVYSYHYLLDPKIADLVSKELARKAVVVFDEAHNIDNVCIDSMSVNLTRRTLDRCQSNLETLQKTVLRIKETDEQRLRDEYRRLVEGLREASAARETDAHLANPVLPDEVLQEAVPGSIRTAEHFLGFLRRLLEYVKWRLRVQHMVQESPPAFLSGLAQRVCIQRKPLRFCAERLRSLLHTLEIADLADFSPLTLLANFATLVSTYAKGFTIIIEPFDDRTPTIANPILHFSCMDASLAIKPVFERFQSVIITSGTLSPLDIYPKILDFHPVTMATFTMTLARVCLCPMIIGRGNDQVAISSKFETREDIAVIRNYGNLLLEMSAVVPDGIVAFFTSYQYMESTVASWYEQGILENIQRNKLLFIETQDGAETSVALEKYQEACENGRGAILLSVARGKVSEGIDFVHHFGRAVIMFGVPYVYTQSRILKARLEYLRDQFQIRENDFLTFDAMRHAAQCVGRAIRGKTDYGLMIFADKRFARADKRGKLPRWIQEHLTDANLNLTVDEGVQVAKYFLRQMAQPFHREDQLGLSLLSLEQLESEEMLWRIEQIAQQL